Proteins encoded together in one Electrophorus electricus isolate fEleEle1 chromosome 9, fEleEle1.pri, whole genome shotgun sequence window:
- the spring1 gene encoding UPF0454 protein C12orf49 homolog — protein MVLRRLLRKRWVLGVVFGLSLIYFLTSTLKQEERTIRDRTLLEARESEHHIPWKVKFTLGNSSRQITQCRNSIQGKTLLTDELGYVCERKDLLVNGCCNVNLASSRQYICKSCLPNDCCSVYEYCVSCCLQPDKQPQLERFLNRAAEGFRNLFTAVEDHFELCLAKCRTSSQSVQHENTYRNPQAKYCYGESPPELLPL, from the exons ATGGTGCTGCGCAGACTCCTGCGAAAACGCTGGGTTCTGGGGGTCGTATTCGGCTTGTCCCTAATTTACTTTCTTACCAGCACCCTTAAACAG GAGGAGCGAACTATACGTGATCGGACTCTCCTGGAGGCGAGAGAATCCGAGCACCACATTCCGTGGAAAGTCAAGTTCACCCTCGGCAACAGCAGCAGGCAGATCACACAGTGCAGAAACTCCATACAGGGGAAGACGCTTCTCACCGACGAACTTG GTTATGTTTGTGAGAGGAAGGACCTGCTGGTGAATGGGTGCTGTAATGTGAATTTAGCGAGCTCCAGGCAGTATATCTGTAAGAGCTGCCTACCCAACGACTGCTGCAGCGTGTACGAATACTGCGTGTCCTGCTGCCTCCAGCCTGACAAG CAACCCCAGCTGGAGCGCTTTTTGAACAGAGCAGCGGAAGGCTTTCGGAACCTCTTCACGGCTGTGGAGGATCACTTCGAGCTTTGCCTGGCCAAATGCCGTACATCCTCACAG AGTGTCCAGCATGAAAACACTTACAGAAACCCCCAGGCCAAGTACTGTTATGGAGAAAGCCCCCCAGAGCTCTTGCCTCTTTGA